Proteins encoded by one window of Sulfurospirillum barnesii SES-3:
- a CDS encoding tetratricopeptide repeat protein — translation MSRYYSLIIVLFFLVGCSTKEVVVLNETTKKVFEEEDNLILQALHYQQKGDYTNARKIYHSLYEQSQKKVYLTEDAGLAFVLGDPDAPALIAEGLQKYPDEKNFNRLLVGQLVKEKRYKEAEHEILKLIEHDKSIQHLSIAGNLYLQMKAYDLALKYFESAYKQEQSEDLLMNIVELQYRFLERRDDAIAHLETYANMEGCGNKTCFKLIEIYGKERNVQGLIATYKKLYKEHHNEELSKKIVELLLYVRDTKGAIEFLKNSPFNQDMLLHIYATQKRFMDAYALAERLYDESKNLDYLGKMAIYEYEHHKNTLTPEILHAITLKFEEVTSVLRDSVYFNYYGYLLIDHDINVQKGIYLVQEALKIEPNSPFYLDSLAWGYYKLGQCEKAYEVMQGLGESMMEEEVVVHLNAIKKCLKEKK, via the coding sequence ATGTCCCGGTATTATTCGCTTATAATTGTTCTTTTCTTCTTGGTGGGATGCAGCACCAAAGAAGTTGTCGTTCTTAATGAAACCACAAAAAAAGTTTTTGAAGAAGAGGACAATCTTATCTTGCAAGCGTTGCATTATCAACAAAAAGGTGATTATACAAACGCCCGTAAAATCTACCATTCACTTTATGAGCAGAGCCAAAAAAAGGTTTATTTAACCGAAGATGCAGGCTTGGCTTTTGTATTGGGCGATCCTGATGCCCCAGCATTGATTGCGGAGGGACTTCAAAAATACCCTGATGAGAAAAATTTTAACCGTCTTTTGGTAGGGCAATTGGTGAAAGAAAAGCGTTACAAAGAGGCAGAACACGAGATTTTAAAACTCATTGAACACGATAAAAGTATCCAGCATTTAAGCATTGCTGGCAATTTATACCTTCAAATGAAAGCCTATGATTTGGCACTGAAATATTTTGAAAGTGCGTACAAACAAGAGCAGTCTGAAGATTTATTGATGAATATTGTTGAATTGCAGTACCGTTTTTTAGAAAGACGTGACGATGCGATTGCACATTTAGAAACCTATGCAAATATGGAAGGATGTGGAAATAAAACCTGTTTCAAACTCATCGAAATTTATGGCAAAGAACGTAATGTTCAAGGTTTAATTGCAACGTATAAAAAACTTTACAAAGAACATCATAACGAAGAGTTATCTAAAAAAATTGTTGAACTCTTATTGTATGTAAGAGATACAAAAGGAGCGATTGAATTTTTAAAAAACTCACCGTTTAATCAAGATATGCTTTTACATATTTATGCCACCCAAAAACGCTTTATGGATGCTTACGCTTTAGCTGAGCGTTTATATGACGAGAGTAAAAACCTTGACTACTTGGGCAAAATGGCAATTTATGAGTATGAACATCACAAGAACACCCTCACACCCGAGATTCTTCACGCCATTACACTCAAGTTTGAAGAAGTCACAAGTGTTTTACGGGATTCTGTCTATTTTAATTACTATGGCTATTTGTTAATTGACCATGACATAAATGTCCAAAAAGGTATTTATTTGGTACAAGAAGCCCTCAAAATTGAGCCGAATTCTCCTTTTTATCTTGATTCTTTAGCATGGGGATATTATAAATTGGGTCAATGCGAAAAGGCGTATGAAGTGATGCAAGGTCTTGGTGAATCAATGATGGAAGAAGAGGTTGTTGTGCATTTGAATGCCATTAAGAAATGTTTGAAAGAGAAAAAATGA
- the trpC gene encoding indole-3-glycerol phosphate synthase TrpC, with protein MILDEIIKRTHEDLEKKKKEYTIDWLGRSLAFNPFMPRDVKPYLKATPQNPYRIIAEVKKASPSKGIIKEDFDPLLIAKAYELGGADAISVLTEPHYFKGNLEYLTQIRRYVPTPLLRKDFIIDEYQILEALVYGADFILLIAKALSKAELKHLLEYALRLGLEVLVEIHDKEDLVKAIFAGANIIGINHRNLETFEMDMNLTQKLMPLIPQGKIIVAESGLNDKETIKHLSQMGADAFLIGEYFMRENDIETSLKSFKKVD; from the coding sequence ATGATTTTAGATGAAATTATAAAACGTACCCATGAAGACTTAGAAAAGAAAAAGAAAGAATACACCATAGATTGGCTAGGCAGGAGCCTTGCCTTTAATCCGTTTATGCCACGCGATGTTAAACCGTATCTTAAAGCAACACCCCAAAATCCGTATCGTATTATTGCAGAAGTTAAAAAAGCAAGCCCTAGCAAGGGAATTATTAAAGAAGATTTTGACCCTTTACTCATTGCCAAAGCGTATGAGTTAGGAGGGGCAGATGCGATTTCTGTGCTGACTGAGCCACACTATTTTAAAGGTAATTTAGAGTATTTAACCCAAATCCGCCGTTATGTACCAACACCGCTGTTGCGAAAAGATTTTATTATTGATGAGTATCAGATACTTGAAGCCCTTGTTTACGGCGCCGATTTCATTTTATTGATCGCAAAAGCACTTTCAAAAGCTGAGTTAAAACACCTATTAGAGTATGCATTACGACTAGGACTGGAAGTTTTAGTCGAAATACATGATAAAGAGGATTTGGTCAAAGCCATTTTTGCAGGAGCGAATATCATCGGTATAAACCACCGAAATTTAGAGACCTTTGAGATGGATATGAACTTAACCCAGAAGCTTATGCCACTGATTCCTCAAGGAAAGATCATCGTAGCAGAGAGTGGATTGAACGATAAAGAGACGATTAAACACTTAAGTCAGATGGGAGCAGATGCGTTTTTAATTGGAGAATATTTTATGAGGGAAAATGACATAGAAACATCTCTAAAATCTTTCAAAAAGGTAGACTAA
- a CDS encoding YkgJ family cysteine cluster protein, protein MDGLMYQEGFKYAFNPKACQSCEGKCCIGESGYIWVSQEEIEAIAEKLLLSKESFINNYLLKIRYRFTIKEIAYEGGYGCVFFDREKKMCTIYDVRPSQCRTFPFWEYFKENIDEVVSECPGIIRL, encoded by the coding sequence ATGGATGGATTAATGTATCAAGAGGGCTTTAAGTATGCTTTTAATCCAAAAGCCTGCCAAAGCTGTGAAGGAAAATGCTGCATTGGAGAGAGTGGGTATATTTGGGTGAGTCAAGAAGAAATAGAAGCTATTGCTGAAAAACTTTTGTTAAGCAAAGAGAGCTTTATCAATAACTATTTACTAAAAATTCGCTATCGTTTCACGATTAAAGAGATTGCGTATGAAGGTGGCTATGGGTGTGTCTTTTTTGATAGAGAAAAAAAGATGTGTACCATCTACGATGTGCGTCCATCTCAGTGCCGAACCTTTCCCTTTTGGGAATATTTTAAAGAAAACATTGACGAGGTAGTTTCAGAATGTCCCGGTATTATTCGCTTATAA